From a single Lagopus muta isolate bLagMut1 chromosome 30, bLagMut1 primary, whole genome shotgun sequence genomic region:
- the LOC125686013 gene encoding collagen alpha-1(I) chain-like, which yields MQAGARTPVSQPRQAGRSQDSSLPAKAGRQWPGLQPASEGRQAGARTPAIQSRQAGRGQDSSQQNNAGRQEPGLQPASQGRQAVARNPASRTWQAGRGPDSSQAAKAGRQGPGLQPASQGSQAGARTPASQPRQAGSGQDSSQPAKAGRQGPGLQPASQGRQAGARTPVSQPRQPGRSQDSSQPAKAGRPWPGLQPASQARQAGARTPVIKTMQAGRSQDSSHPAKARRQESGLQPASQGRQAGARTPASQPRQAGRGQDSSQPAKAGRQWPGLQPASEGRQAGARTPASQPRQAGRGQDSSQPAKAGRQGPRLQAARQGRQAVARNPASRTWQAGMSQDSSQLAKAGRQEPGLQSAIQCRQAGARTPESQPRQAGRGPDSSQPAKAARQEPGLQPASQGRQAVARTPASQPRQAGRGQDSSQQNNAGRQEAGLQPGIQARQAGARTPASQARQAGRGPDSSQPAKAGRQGPEIQPGSQGRQLGARTPESQPRQASRGPDSSQPAKAGRQGPGLQSDSQGRQAGARTPATQPRQAGSGQDSSQLAKGGRQEPGLQTAVQYRQAGARTPASQPR from the coding sequence atgcaggcaggtgccaggactccagtcagccagccaaggcaggcaggcaggagccaggactccagcctgccagccaaggcaggcaggcagtggccaggactccagccagccagcgaaggcaggcaggcaggggcccgaactccagccatccagtcaaggcaggcaggcaggggccaggactccagtcagcaaaacaatgcaggcaggcaggagccaggactccagccagccagccaaggcaggcaggcagtggccaggaatccagccagccggacatggcaggcaggcaggggcccggactccagccaggcagccaaggcaggcaggcaggggccaggactccagccagccagccaaggcagccaggcaggagccaggactccagccagccagccaaggcaggcaggcagtggccaggactccagccagccagcgaaggcaggcaggcaggggcccggactccagccagccagccaaggcaggcaggcaggggccaggactccagtcagccagccaaggcagccaggcaggagccaggactccagccagccagctaaggcaggcaggccgtggccaggactccagccagctagccaagccaggcaggcaggggccaggactccagtcatcaaaacaatgcaggcaggcaggagccaggactccagccatccagccaaggcaagaaggcaggagtcaggactccagccagctagccaaggcaggcaggcaggggcccggactccagccagccagccaaggcaggcaggcaggggccaggactccagccagccagccaaggcaggcaggcagtggccaggactccagccagccagcgaaggcaggcaggcaggggcccggactccagccagccagccaaggcaggcaggcaggggccaggactccagccagccagccaaggcaggcaggcaaggaccacgactacaggctgccagacaaggcaggcaggcagtggccaggaatccagccagccggacatggcaggcaggcatgagccaggactccagccagctagccaaggcaggcaggcaggagccaggactccagtcagcaatccaatgcaggcaggcaggagccaggactccagaaagccagccaaggcaggcaggcaggggcccggactccagtcagccagccaaggcagccaggcaggagccaggactccagccagccagccaaggcaggcaggcagtggccaggactccagccagccagccaaggcaggcaggcaggggccaggactccagtcagcaaaacaatgcaggcaggcaggaggcaggactccagccaggtatccaagccaggcaggcaggagccaggactccagccagccaggcaaggcaggcaggcaggggcccggactccagccagccagccaaggcaggtaggcaggggCCAGAAatccagccaggtagccaaggcaggcagctaggagccaggactccagaaagccagccaaggcaggcaagcaggggcccggactccagccagccagccaaggctggcaggcaggggccaggactccagtcagacagccaaggcaggcaggcaggagccaggactccagccacccagccaaggcaggcaggcagtggtcaggactccagccagctagccaagggaggcaggcaggagccaggactccagacagcagTCCAAtacaggcaggcaggagcccggactccagccagtcagccaaggtag